The Candidatus Eisenbacteria bacterium genome contains the following window.
GTGCGGACATCTATCGCGGTGCTTCTATCTCGCTCCTTCGTTCACAAACTCGCCGATACCCTCTGCGATTGCTGCAGCAATTCTATGCCGGGACGAGGAATCTAGCAAGAGAGCTTCGTCGCCGGGATTCGTCAAGAATCCGCAGCACACAAGTACGGACGGCATGTCGACCCCCTCAAGTGCAACTGCCGGGACTCTGCGCAATCCCAACTCCTTGAGATTCGTGGCACTGCCGAGCCTGTCGGAAATGCCCCCGGCAAGAGAAAGGCTGGCGCGAGCGTGCCTCTCGGAGGCGCCTTTCCACGAGCTCACCTGGACACCGCCGATCGCCGGCTCCGAAGCCGAGACCCCATCACCACCCGGCGCCTTGTAGACTTCAAGACAATACCCGCTGGCTCCGGGAGACGCGTAACCGTCGCAGTGAATGCTCACAAAAATGTCACCATGAGCTGCGTTGGCCTCGACGGCCCTTGTTTCCGGAGTTTGTTCGGAGTCGTCTTCTCTCGTCAGTACTACTTCGAGCGTCCCGGTCTTTGAGAGGAAACCCTTGATGTCTCGAGCGATATCGAGATTTACTTGTTTCTCAACCGCTCCACCCTTGCCCTTCACGCCCTCGTCGGAACCTCCATGGCCGGGGTCGAGCACGACCACCCGGTACTTGCCGCCAGACAGCTCCCCGCCAAACGGGGCAAGACTCATCTCACGCATCTGTGAGTCGGACGAGGTGAAACCGATGGCAATCCTTTCGGGTCCTGTCTCGCGCTTTAGACTGTAACCGAGAGTGTGAGAATCCAGCGCCATTCGGAGCTCGACCCCCTTGGCGCTCTGACTGACCAGAAGCTTCTTGACAAGACCGGCCTTGGCGGACGAGGGTTTTGCGGAGACGACTGCATTTTCGAGAAGTATCACAAACGACTCTTTGGAAAGAGAAACGGGCAAGTACTCAACCTTCCCCTGGCTCTCGACGGTAACATACGTGAACTCGCCCGACGTTTCGAGACCGATCCTCACCGGCACGCTGCCCTCTCTCAGGAGAGAAAGGGTCTGATTGTCGGCGCTCCACGCGACTCTCTTCTGTGAGAACTGAGGCACAACTTCGAGAAGAAACTCGACGGGCACGTAAGGCACACCTCTGACGAAGAGAACGGGCGCTCCCAGCACGAAGGTTTGGTCCCCGACAGCCAGGATGGGGCTTCCGACGGTGAATCGGATCCTCGTGCCCTCAACGTTGAGGACGGCCTTCCTGGTCTCCGCCTTCCAGAACTTGGTCGCTCCCAAGAGGAGAGCGGCGTCGTCCATGGAAACGTAGTCCCTGCCCTGTATCCTCGTCGACTTGCGGGCCTCGGCGCTGACGTAGGAAGGCGCAAGACCGGGGAGGATCGCAACAAGGAGGATCGCGACGAGCAAGACGGAAATGGGAGACAGTGGTGTCATGGTGCGGTCTCTGACTCTCGGCACGGTGTCATTCAGTCTTCCGGTCACGCCTTCGTCCCTTGAGAGCTCTTTCTATCTCGCGTTCCTGTTCCCTTCGAGCGATGCTTTCTCTCTTGTCGTATTTCTTCTTGCCCTTCACGAGCGCCAGCTCAACCTTAGCATGCTTTCCCTTGAAATATACGTTCAAAGGCACGAGCGTAAGCCCCCGCTCGTTGATTTTTCCGGCCAGCCTGCGGATTTCTTGCTTGTTGAGCAACAGCTTCCTTGTTCGCAAGGGATCGTGGTTGAAACTGCTGGCTTCGTCGTAAGGACTTACGTGCATGTTGTGCAGAAAAACTTCGCCGCCGTCGACGGTAGCATATCCGTCCCTGATGTTCGCCTTGCCTTCCCGCAGAGACTTGACCTCGCTGCCGACCAAGACTATTCCGGCCTCCATGGTTTCAAGTACGAAGTAGAGGTAGCGGGCCTTGCGGTTTGCGCAAACTTGTTTGATCGTTGTTTCGGGACACATCGTGCGATTGATAACAGATGGAGCCGTCGGTTTCAACAGGTTAAAGTCTATCCAGGATGTCGTTGTCGACCGGGAGCTGGCCGTTCGCAGCGGGCTATCGTGTTTCAACGAACCAGAAGTCTATCCAGGATATCGTTGCGCCGAAACGCAAATATGCTATTATTCTCCCGCAAGAGAGGTTGACGCGAGGCTAGAGAGTCACGCAGGAAGCGCGTGCGGAAGTGGCGGAATTGGCAGACGCGCTGGGTTCAGGGTCCAGTGAGGGTAACCTCTTGGGGGTTCAAATCCCCCCTTCCGCACCATGCATCACCCTTTTCAGCGCCCCATTGATCGCCCGCGATGGCTCCACGCCGAGCCCCGGGCCATCTACTCTTGCTATTCAGTCCCGTTACCGGCTCATTCCGATGTCTGAGGCAGCTGCAAATCAGGAGGACCCTGGGTGGCTTTTGTGGCAAGAGAGGGTTTCTGCTTCCTGAGCTCCCGCTTTACTGTCTCGAGCTCCCGTTCGCTCAGACCGTAGATATCCTTGATGGTCTTCTCGCAGTATCTTCCCTTCCAATCCCTGCCGAATTTCCTCAACGATGTTCTCTCGATGCCGGTCTTGGACTCTCTGCTTTCGGATACACCTCGAGGTGTACCTCCCCTCACGACTCGTTGCTCGGGTTGAGCACAGGAGAGGGTCATAACAAGGAAAAATGTGAGGGCAAGGAGCTTCCGCACGGGCGAACCCCGCGTAATGAGTGACATAACCGCACAACCGTGCCGTCACCCTAACAGAAGCTCAACTGCAGTTCAACTCCAAAAACGAAGATGCTACAGAGTCACCTACTGACCGGAGCGCGCGCCATACTACGTCACTCGTCCGAATACAAAACCCTGAGCCTCGGTGCTCCCCGCGACCTGTCAGCCAAAGCGGTAGATGTGAAAACCTGTCAGCGCAATACAACTAACTTCTGGACACCGCCTCTGGCACACCCACCTGCCAAGAAACGCGCAAAGTAGACCCCGGGTCTCACCTCCTTACCTCTCTCGTCCCTACCGTCCCACAATACCTCTCCCTCCCCCCCAGAACACTCTATACGCCTCACTAACCTCCCAGATAAATCCAGCACCTCAAACTCCGCCTCTCTCCTGGCCCCAGCGTAGTAACCCAACATGAAGCCTACCCCTGACGGATTGGGCCTCACTCCGATGAAGCCTACTCTCACACCTCCCTCACACGGCCGCACCAACACAGGGCCCGCCTCCTCACACAACTCCCCAAAAGGCGACTCAACCTCCAACCAATATCGATACCTCCTGCCCAACTCCACCGTGCTGTCTACAAAACTCTCAACGTCCACCAATGGCTCTACCGTGTACACCAACTCCCTCTCTCCCTCTGCATCAGGCTCTCCACAACCACCTGCGTCTGCACGGTACACGTTGAACCTCACCTGCCCCCGACAGCTCCACTCAACCACCACCCGCTCCCCCTCTACACGAGCGCTGAAACCCTTGACCCACGGCTCGGACAGAAAATCATCTGAATACCGAGCCCAGATGTCATAGTCACTCCCACTCGGACCACGACTCCGCTCCCACACTACCCATACCCTCCCTCCTGTACCTACACCCACATCCGGCCACTCATCTGTTGCCGCAAGCTCGCTGTCAGGCTCTGTCACCATCTCCTCTCCCGTCCACCAGCAATCCGACCACCGGCTCACGTACACATCTCCCTTGTACACGTTGTCATGATCCGCCCTGGCCCACGCAACCACCGGCCCACCCTCCACACTACCGCTCACCATGAGACCGTAATCCCACTCACTCGGGTCAGCAGGTGGCAAAGGGATTGAACCACTGATACTCCAACCCGCACCATCCCAAAAACCAGCACAAATGTTAGAAGTGGTGTCAAAATACACTATCCATGGACCCTCACCACTACTGAAACATATCTTCGGGCCCCCACCCCTGATCGAAAGAGGAGACTCTCTCCAGGTGCCCTCATCCCGGTACACGCAGTGAAGCGTATCAACGTGATCCATCGCTTCCCACACAACCCAAGGCACACCCAAGCCAGAGACCGCTATGTCAGGATACCCATCCTGAACCTCCGGATGATCTATGTGCTCCAAAGATGACCAAACGCCATCCACACGATTCCGAAAGAAAAGATCAAGGTCGTACCCAGGGTGTCTGTTCACAAAGGCACCAACCACAGCCCAAACCGACGTCGTGTCCACGCACCCCATCTCATAGCCCTGCCCTTCAATACCTGCCGCATACAGCGTCTCAGGCTCACACCATCCTGCACCTGCCCAGTGCGTCGTCAACACGTCACAGTACGGCGACGTACCCCCACGATAACGCTCCCAAACCACCCACGGAATACCGTCCTCCCCGATGCAAGCCATATGCCACGCATCCTTCTGCACATTGTCCGGGTGCACCCTCTCCTCGGGTGTCCAACCTTCCCCTCTCCAACGAGAATACATAATCTCAAAATCACCCTGACTAGCATCAATACCCATCCAAAACACCCAAGCCGTCCCCGCACTGTCAACAACCACCATAGGACTCCAGTCATAAGACGTGTCTTCCACGTTCACCTGCATCTCAGGACTCCACGTAGCTGCAAGAACGGGCGATGCTGTTGGAAGGAAAAAACCACAGGACAGAACAGAGGTTGTCAAGAGCAGTACTGTGGAGGCAAGGACATGCATGTGGCCAAGATCGCGGCCAAACCAGTGGCCGAAACCCAGCCTTCCGCCTTGCCTGCGTGAAATAGCCCCCTCGCGAGCGAACCCCATATCACAGACCTCGAGTGAAACCAAGGTACACTTCGCCGTAAACCAAACTTCTGCCGCAGCACAAACCTAGGACTCCGGCCCCTCTCTGTCAACACATTTCCGCGAGTCACAGATGCTATCCCACAAGAACGTCTCCGCTTCCAGCTACAGAACTCTCGAAAGTACCGGCGGCCTGCCCCTGGCTCTTGCCGCCTAGCGGGACACCGGCCCGCCCTACCTGAACAGTGCTTTTATGGCACCCCAGGGCTCAGGAACAATGTCGGTGGCGCAACCATTAGGCCCGCCCGGACTCGGAGGGCATTTTGTCCCGAGCGGAGGCTCTGTTCCGCTGTAAGGACTGAGCGCGTCGAAAATGTACCAGTCCTGGCTTCCGGACGGCTTCCTTCCCACGGAACGGTTCGAACCGCCCGCAGCCTTTCCGTAGGTATAAGAGTCCACTTGGAAGCTGTCTGCTCCGACAAACCTCCACAGGCGAACGGTGTCTCCCGTGTTGGCAAGACTCAGCCCGTAAGCAGGATATCCGTTCGCGCGCTCCCAGGCGTAGGACTGGCTGCCGTAGACAGCGAGGTGGCCTTGCGCCGGGATGGTGCCAGAAAGCCCGTACCTCCACGTCGTGTCGGCGTCGGCGATGCGATATCCGTCGAGAACGGCCGGCGATTCGGAGTTGTTGTAGATTTCTACCCACTCGTCGTCGCGGTAGTTGTACACACTGTCACCGTTCCAGTCAATGGAAGGGGAAGGCAAAATCTCGTTGATGACAACGTCGGCGGAACACAATACGGGAAAGAGAACAATACCGAAGAGAACAATGGAGAGAACAACCACGAGCGGAAGAGCGAAGGCAATGCGTTTCATTCTTTCATCCTCCCTTCATCCCAATCACCACACACTTGCCTTGGAACTGACTGAATCGAGAGAACTGTAGCTGGAAAGGCGGGATGTTATCTTACGGAATGATTTTGGTTCCGGCCTTGCCGTCGATGGCGCGGCCTATTTCATCGCAAGACGTGATTATTACTTCCTTACCACCTCCCTCCAAAAACTCGACGGCAGCCTGTATCTTGGGCCCCATGCT
Protein-coding sequences here:
- a CDS encoding N-acetylmuramoyl-L-alanine amidase, with amino-acid sequence MTGRLNDTVPRVRDRTMTPLSPISVLLVAILLVAILPGLAPSYVSAEARKSTRIQGRDYVSMDDAALLLGATKFWKAETRKAVLNVEGTRIRFTVGSPILAVGDQTFVLGAPVLFVRGVPYVPVEFLLEVVPQFSQKRVAWSADNQTLSLLREGSVPVRIGLETSGEFTYVTVESQGKVEYLPVSLSKESFVILLENAVVSAKPSSAKAGLVKKLLVSQSAKGVELRMALDSHTLGYSLKRETGPERIAIGFTSSDSQMREMSLAPFGGELSGGKYRVVVLDPGHGGSDEGVKGKGGAVEKQVNLDIARDIKGFLSKTGTLEVVLTREDDSEQTPETRAVEANAAHGDIFVSIHCDGYASPGASGYCLEVYKAPGGDGVSASEPAIGGVQVSSWKGASERHARASLSLAGGISDRLGSATNLKELGLRRVPAVALEGVDMPSVLVCCGFLTNPGDEALLLDSSSRHRIAAAIAEGIGEFVNEGAR
- a CDS encoding lamin tail domain-containing protein, with protein sequence MKRIAFALPLVVVLSIVLFGIVLFPVLCSADVVINEILPSPSIDWNGDSVYNYRDDEWVEIYNNSESPAVLDGYRIADADTTWRYGLSGTIPAQGHLAVYGSQSYAWERANGYPAYGLSLANTGDTVRLWRFVGADSFQVDSYTYGKAAGGSNRSVGRKPSGSQDWYIFDALSPYSGTEPPLGTKCPPSPGGPNGCATDIVPEPWGAIKALFR
- the smpB gene encoding SsrA-binding protein SmpB, which gives rise to MCPETTIKQVCANRKARYLYFVLETMEAGIVLVGSEVKSLREGKANIRDGYATVDGGEVFLHNMHVSPYDEASSFNHDPLRTRKLLLNKQEIRRLAGKINERGLTLVPLNVYFKGKHAKVELALVKGKKKYDKRESIARREQEREIERALKGRRRDRKTE